The genomic segment ccgcccgccccgctgcctccgcccgccccgcggcagcagccgagcccccccgagcggctgccccgctcccggcccctcTTCCGCCAACCCCCGGgccgggacccccggggcggCCGTGCCGGGCATCCCCGCCGCGCGGAGCCGAGACCCCGCCGggcgcccgcgccgcccccgccggggccgccccgccgccggccccgcccggccgccggcTCCCCGTCATGGCGGCGCTGCTGCGGCGCGGTCTGGGGGTGGCCGCGCTCCTCGCCGGGaccccgcggcgggcggcggcggcgtggCCCGGGGACCCGGAGCCGCCGGACCCGGCGCTGGAGGAGGCCGAGAGGtgcggggcggccgggccggcggccggagccggcagcggggccgggccgcggcgctCACGTCTCTTCCCCCGcagggcgcggcggcggcgggcggcggtgcggcggcggcgggagctgggcggggggcgcggcgcCCCCGAGCGCACCCTGACCTGGCAGGCGATGGAGCAGATGCGGtgagcggcggggcgggggcgcgcgGGGGCGCGCGGGGAAGGGCCGTGCCCCGGTGACCGCCACCGTGCCCGCAGGTTCCTGCGGCAGGAGCTGCCCGAGGAGTGGCCGCCGGAGCGCCTGGCCCAGGGCTTCGGCGTCAGCCCCGACGTGGTGCGGCGGgtgctgcggggccggggctgccctccgccgcgccgccgcctgcGGCAGGACGAGAGGGCGCTGAGCGCCGCACCGGGAACGGCATCGGGACCGGGACCGGCGCCGGCCTCCGGCTGCGAGGTGCGCGCCCCCGACGGCACGCTGCTGTACCGGCtgccgcggggctggggcgggccGGGGACCGGTACGCAATAAACGGCTGAAGCGGACCCGCCTCCACCCGCGCTGCTTCCGCCGCGCCGGCCATGGGCTCCGAGGCGGCGCTGCTGCTGGAGGCGGCGGACTTCGCGGCCAGGAAGCACAAGGAGCAGCGGCGGAAGGACCCCGAGCGCACCCCCTTCATCAACCACCCCATCGGTGCGGAGCCGCGCCGGCGCCGGCACCTGCACCCCCGCCCCGGGAGAGCCCCGGCACCCGCGTCCCGCTCCCGGGGGATCCCCGGGACCCCTCCTGCCCCCGAGCGCTGCCCGCCCCCGGGAAGGAGCCCCCGGGActcccccctcctgcccccgaGCGCTGCCCGCTCCCGGGACCCTTCCTGCCCCGCAGCACTGCCCACCCCCGGGAAGGAGCCCCCGGGActcccccctcctgccccagagtGCTGCCGCCCCCGGGACCCCTCCTAACCCGGAGCGCTGCCAGCCCCCAGGAGccctccaccccagccctgAGAGAGGCAGGTGCCCTCTCCGGTCCCATGTCCCTGCCACCCACCTGGGGGCAGAGCCCCTGAGCACtgtccccccctgcccccccccccgtgttCGGCTGTGGGGGCTCCCCCCACGCTGTTGCCCTGCCGTGCACAGTGCCCACAGGAGCTGCCACCCTGCCCGGCCCAGGGGCCCATGTCCCCACAGGCCCCCCACGTGCCTGGCCTGCGGATGGTGCCCACACCGCGGGTGCTGGCCCCCAggacctgcctgcctgccccaggcCAAGGCTTTCACCCTGCGGGACGTGCCTGTggggtccccccctccccaggcactGCCTGCCCAGGGCCGATCTCAGGGGACCCCTCACTGCCCGGTGCCCACCCGTCGCCCCCGGGAGCCGCTGCCCTGGCCTGGAGCTGCCTGCGCCCCCCTCCCACCTCTCTGCTCTGCGTCGCAGGCGTAGCCAGGATCTTGGCCCATGAGGCTGGCGTGACCGACATCGTCGTGCTGCAGGTAAtgctctgccctcccctgcctgcaccccgctgcggcgggggcccggccccggacccccgctgtcccctcctccGGCCAGGCCGCCCTCCTGCACGACACGGTGGAGGACACGGACACCACCTTCTCCGAGATCGAGGAACGGTTCGGGGAGGAGGTCAGGCGCGTCGTGGAGGAGGTGACGGATGATAAGACGCTGCCCAAGATGGAGCGAAAGCTCCTGCAGATCGAGCACGCGcccggcagcagcccccggGCCAAGCTGGTCAAGCTGGCCGACAAGCTGTACAACCTGCGGGACCTGAACCGCTGCACCCCGGAAGGTAGAGCAGGCACCGGGCCGCCCCCGGGCacggcgggggctgcccctcTGCCCGCGGGCGCTGGGCTGGCGCCCGCTCCCCGCACAGCGCCGGGGGACAGGCGAGCCCCCGGTCCCGGCCGAGGGTGCGCCGAGCCCGGCctggctgcggggggggggggtgtgtggtgTCACCGTGTCAGAGGGGCGGGAGGGGCCGCCCGTGCCGGAGGAGCGGGAccccgggggccggcggggctcGGGGAGCGGAGCGGCTCCCAGCCGGCGGGGGCACGGTCGGTGCCGCCGGGGCTGCGGCTCTGCGGGCAGCGCCCGGACACGGCCCGTGTCCTgcgccggggctgcccgggagCGGCCAGATGCCGCCGGGCCGGGGTCCCGCTCGCCACGGCCCGGGAGGCGCTCCCGGCACTCCCCGCGGCCGGACGTGACGCACGCCACGCGTGTCCCCGCAGGGTGGTCGTCGCAGCGTGTGCAGGAGTACTTCCTGTGGGCGGCGCGGGTGGTGGCCGGTCTGCGCGGGACGAGCCCGCCGCTGGAGGCGGCGCTGCAGCGGCTCTTCGAGGAGCGCGGCCTGGCCTTGTGACCGCTGCGGCCCGGCCCTGGGACCGCCGGGACCGGGGCCGCCGGGGCCTGGGACCGCCGGGAGGGCCGGGAACcgcgggcggggcgcggcggccaATAAACGTGCGCAGAGCTGAGCGTCCCGCCTCCCCGCGTTGCTATGGCGCCGGGCACTTCCGCCGCGGGGttccggcggggccgcggccgcgtTCGGGCGTTCcgggctccccgccgccccgccatGGCCTTCGCCGGCCGCCGCGACGTGCCCGAGCCGCCCGACTTCGGTATCCTGAAGCGGCTGGCGCGGGACCAGCTCATCTACCTGCTGGAGCAGGTCCGGGCCGGGGCGGCGTCCGGCGGGGGCGGTCCGGGGGcaggggggcggcgggcgggcgggaggccggccccgggccccgcgggGATCCCGCACTAGGGGCGGGCGTTGGGAGGGCGCCGGGACCGGGGTCGGCCCGGGAGGGCCCCGGGACCGGCAGGGAGGGGGCTCGGCCGCGGGGAGCAGCTCCCGGGGCACTCGGGGTCGGACCCGGGGGACGGCCGGTGGGGCGCCGGCCCCACGCCCCGCCTGCCCTCAGCTCCCCGGGAAGAAGGACCTGTTCATCGAGGCCGACCTGATGAGCCCCCTGGACCGCATCGCCAACGTCTCCATCCTGAAGGTaccgcggggggcgaggggggcgGCCGCCCGCTGCCCACGCTGCCCACCCACAGCCCGGCCTCTCCCCGCAGCAGCACGAGGTGGACAAGCTGTACAAGGTGGAGAGCCGGCCGGCCCTCAGCACCAGCGACCAGTGAGTCCCCCGCCGCTGCggcactggggctgccccgccTGGCCTGCGGCCGGGCCGGAGGGATTCGTGGAGCAGGCGGCGAGAGGTGGGGGGGCAGGtgcctcctccagctgccagctCGGGATTTGGCTCTGCTGGGCCGGATGGGTGCCAGGACAGAGCTGCTGAGGGAGAGGGGCCGAGGAAGGGCCGGGCACAAGGGGCCTCTCACTCCCCTCCATCGCTCTGTCATGGCAGGTTCTGCTTCCTCGTCCGGCCGCGGATCAAGACAATGAGGTACATCGCTGGTGAGTACGAGCGGCCGACGGGCAGTTGTCTGTCGCCTGCTGTCGGGGGGTAACGCCTCAGCCCCGTGCTGAGGcttgggctgcagcagcctcgTGGGGAGCATCCCatgctgcctgggctggggtcACTGCTCTGGGCTACCGGTGCCAAGTGGGCTTGAGAAGGGCCTTCAGCGAGGCCACAGCCTCGGCAGACAGGCCCCGCATCTAGGTTTTGCTCTCTGCCCAAGGTGGTTTGGGTCCTGTAAGATGTAGGACCCTGGACCTCATTGGACAAGAGGAGCTGTGCTGGTTCAGGGGGGTGGGCAGCCTTCGTCCACAGAGTCTGCGTGGTTTTTGTCCACAGATATTGTCAATGCTGACAAGATGtcagggaggagcaggaagtACAAGATTATCTTCAGCCCCCAAAAGGTCAGTCTGACAGTGCTCTGCTGCCACTTACCCCATCGCTCTGTGTCTGCTTGGCCTTCTGCCTTCCACCCGTTCTATGGACACAAAAAGTTCTTAGTTTCTAACCcagaaatgtttaattaaaacaaaatgttgtgGTGCCTGGGAATGAGCTGGTCCCCTCCACCGCCAGATCTTTTCTGCACGCTCGGAGCCTGGATGGGCCCTGAGGGTCTCCCCTTCTCTTCCAGTTTTATGCTTGCGAGATGGtgctggaggaagagggagTCTTTGGTGGTAAGCAGGGCTGTGGtgcctgccccttcccctccctgagGGCTGGCTCGCGGTAGCTTTGATGCTGCAGAATCCCAGTTGAATCCCGGTACTGGGATCCCTGTGCTGGCAGGGACAGGAGTGTGGGCAGGAACTGCAGGTTCCCGCAAgcctggctgcctgcctgcaggcagacGTGTGCACGCTGCAACATCGGCGCCTCTCCCCCGTCttctgggaggagagagggtcCTGCCACAAATCCCTGCGGAAAGGCCCCATCTCTCTGCTCCCCACACCACTGTTTGCAGAGCTGTTGTGATTCTTGGGGCTGTTTCTGCCGAGGGCTGGGTAACTGTCACGTTTCCCTGTCCCAAACTCAGATGTCACCTGTGATGAATGGTCCTTCTACCTGCTCCCCCTGGACGAAGACATCATCAGCATGGAGCTGCCCGAGTTCTTTCGCGACTACTTCTTGGTTAGTGGGACGATGCTGTCGGGACGCTGCTCTGTGGGGTGGCAGCCTTTCCCTTGCTCGTCTGTTGGGCCTGGGACAGAAGAGCGTTGTTCAGAGAGCTGAGGTGTGACGTCCTGATCAGTCCCCTCAGCCCTTGCTGCAGGCCCTTGTCTTTTGCTGGGGGCGGCTGCTCTGACGGGCTGTGatgcctcctctcctccacacACAGCCCCCTGTGCTGgcccctcctctgctcccccccaAGCAGCTTCGGGGCATCCCGGCACGTTATTGTGCACGTCCCTCCTGGAAGCGCCAAGCCCAGGGCTGACTCCACCCCCAGTCCATCTCCAGCCGAGTCCCCCGACGTGGCAGTCGTTTCCCAGCCAGCCTGCCCAGACTCACTCCCTGACGTCTCGTGGTCCCTGCAGGAGGGAGATCACCGCTGGATCAACTCCGTCGCTCGAGCCCTGCAGTTACTGAACTCCCTGTATGGACCTTTTGGCAAGGTCTACGGGATTGGCAGGTGTGCCAAGGTACGGTCCATGCTGCCGGGCTCAGCCGGTGTGTGGGGAAGCCTCTCTGGTCCCCATAAAGGGTACGGCTCGCAGGGAATCAAACCCCATCAGCCGTGTGGCATTGTGTCGCCGTAGAAGTGGCACCGcactgctgcctcttcccaggGGGCTCGGCAGGTTTCCGTCCTGCGTCTTCCCACCAGCAGAGCGCATGCCGAGGTTGGGCAGGGGGAGCCACGGCAGCGTCTGCTGCTCTTTGGGGTGTTGCGGACCACCCTGTGCCCTGGAGGGGGAAGCGTTTGTGCCCAGCCTGAGTCAGTGAGCCCCAGGCTCGCTGCAGCCAGTTGTCCCTGTGGGCCACCTTGGTCTGTGTCCTGGCTGGCGCACCACAGCGGCGTGGTGTGaggggctggtgctgggcaAGCTGCGGCCTCACACCACCCTGTGTGaggggctggtgctgggcaAGCTGCGGCCCTTGGTGGGAGCCTGGGGCGGCTCCCCTGGGCTCTGGCACGCTGTCCATCACAGATGAGCTATGAGCTGTggcgggagctg from the Gavia stellata isolate bGavSte3 chromosome 13, bGavSte3.hap2, whole genome shotgun sequence genome contains:
- the HDDC3 gene encoding guanosine-3',5'-bis(diphosphate) 3'-pyrophosphohydrolase MESH1, with protein sequence MGSEAALLLEAADFAARKHKEQRRKDPERTPFINHPIGVARILAHEAGVTDIVVLQAALLHDTVEDTDTTFSEIEERFGEEVRRVVEEVTDDKTLPKMERKLLQIEHAPGSSPRAKLVKLADKLYNLRDLNRCTPEGWSSQRVQEYFLWAARVVAGLRGTSPPLEAALQRLFEERGLAL